A window from Shewanella livingstonensis encodes these proteins:
- a CDS encoding DUF3630 family protein, whose product MKLLSAQLDPAALSIVIQAEVDFEQFERFAEPLAAALDCDIRERQWGADRHQWLLNFEGSPLWLHYEFYGDICWISTDSAAELDVLAFLLTLLAPHIQTS is encoded by the coding sequence ATGAAATTATTGTCAGCCCAATTAGATCCCGCAGCACTAAGCATTGTTATTCAAGCTGAAGTGGATTTTGAGCAATTTGAACGATTTGCAGAACCACTAGCGGCGGCACTTGATTGCGACATTCGTGAGCGCCAATGGGGAGCCGATCGCCACCAATGGTTACTGAACTTTGAAGGTAGCCCTTTATGGCTACATTATGAATTTTATGGTGATATTTGTTGGATATCCACCGATAGCGCTGCAGAGTTAGACGTATTAGCGTTTTTGTTAACGCTACTCGCTCCCCATATTCAAACGAGTTAA